Below is a genomic region from Vairimorpha necatrix chromosome 1, complete sequence.
GTCGAGCAAATTACTGAGCCAATTAttgaattattaaaaaagaagaatatCAAGAATGTGAAACCTTTCCAAGTGAAATCTtctatgtttttatttgtaaattctttaatagAAAATCCTGCTTTTGATTCGCAGactaaagaaaatttgacACTGAGAGTTGGCGCATTTGGCAAGAAATGTGAGCCCCTTAAGGATTTTATAgagaaaattattaagaACACAGAAATAGtaacaaaaatagaaaGATTTGTTAGAGCGAAAGAAGAAgcagaattaaaaaagaaagatggtaaaaagaaaaagagaGTCGCACTTGAAAAACTTGATGATGCAAAATGGGCTGGTACTGCCAAGTCTGACGAGTGCACTTTGTATTTGACAGAAGGAGAATCTGCCAAGACGATGGTCATGAGTGGCCGATCTTTAGTGGGCACTGAGAAATTGGGCGTTTTTCCTCTCAGAGGAAAGCCTTTAAATGTCCGAGAAGCGGCGAATGCtcaaattatcaaaaatgaagaaattaatgCCATAAAACAGATCCTTGGCTTACAGCACAAGAAAGAGTACACAGACACTAAGAGTCTCAGATATGGTCATGTTATGATCATGGCAGATCAAGACCATGATGGGAGTCACATAAAAGGcttattgataaatttcttcGACCACTCGTACCCTTCGCTTCTTAAGATTCCGGGATTTCTCCAAGAATTTATCACGCCGATCATCAAAGGGCGAAATAAAAGAGGAGACGTGGTTGATTTTTTCACTTTGAAAGAatataatgaatttaaagatCTTCATTCAGATTACACTtacaaatattacaaaGGTCTGGGTACTTCCACCCCAAAAGACGCCTTGGGTTATTTTTCAGATTTACCAAAacacattaaaaatttcgcGCCTGCTACAGACGAAGACAGGGAATTGATAGATTTGGCATTTAGTAAAAAGAAAGCGGACAATAGAAAGACTTGGTTACTCGGTCTAGAGCGGGATACATTTTTAGATCAAAGACCGAGTGTCATTTCTATAtctgattttataaataaggAATTGATCTTATTTTCTATGGCTGATAATATTCGGTCTATTCCCAGTGTAATAGACGGATTTAAACCAGGACAGaggaaaattttatttacttgTTTCAAGAGAAATGTGGTAAGTGAAGTCAAAGTTGTGGCTCTTACTGGTAATGTCATGTCTGATTCTGCTTATAATCACGGAGAAGCTTCTATAAATTCGACTATTATCGGATTAGCTCAAGATTTCGTAGGctcaaataatataaatttcttaattcCAGAAGGGCAATTTGGCTCGAGACTCAAAGGCGGGAAAGATCACGCGGCTTGTCGTTACATTTTCACATATTTGAATCCTCTGACCAGGCtgatttttcataaatctGATGACttgattttgaaatatCTCGACGAAGAAAACAAGATCATCGAGCCCGAGTGGTATGTGCCAATAATCCCGACTGTCCTTGTAAATGGAGCAGACGGGATAGGCACTGGCTGGTCTACAAATATCCCAAATTTCAATCCTCTAGACATTCTCAATAATATCAGGaaacttttaaaagatGAACCAATGGTAGAAATGATTccttattataaaaatttcatagGGTCAATTACGAAAATTTCCCCTGGAAAATATCAAGTAGATGGAAATTGGGATGACCAAAATGacgaatttttaattacagAACTTCCTATTGGAACTTGGAcagaaaattataaaatattcttagAATCTCTAAGAGATTCTGACGCAATTGACGAATATGACGACTGTAACACAGACAagactataaatataaaagtaagatttaataaaaaaccaaaGAACATGAGATTATCAACAATAATAAGTACAAATAATATGATTTGTTTTGATCAAAACtcaaagataaaaaaatatgacacaccagaagaaattataaaagaattttattacGTCAGActaacattttatttaaaaagaaaagagaaattattagaagttttgaaagaaaacatgttaaaaaatgaaaataaagttaGATTTATTAGATTAGTAGTAAATGAcgaattaataattaataaaagaaaacgAGCAgagataaaagaaaatttagaaaatttgaattttttaccatttgataattttaattatcttttGTCTATGGAAATTTGTAGTTTAACAGAAGAAAGAATTgacaaattaaataaagaatatttagagagtaaaaatgaatatgagacattattaaagaaaactCCTAAAGATTTATGGAATGAAGATTTGGATAAATTTGAAGAAGCTTACAATTTGGCattagaagaagaagaagaagaatatgaaaatttaaggAAAGGAACAAAGACGAcaaaattaagaaaaaagaagaaaagtAAAAATGTGAAGATTACTGAAAAGAAGACGACTACTACAAAAGTGACGAGTAGTAAAAAGACGATAAAAAGAAGTGTAGTGAATGAGAAGAGTGTAGCGACTAAAAAAGCGAAAATAAGTAAAGAGCCCAAAACCAAAGAGAAGAAAATTGTAGAgaagaatattttagaaataagtTCGCCAGTAAGGAAATCGATAATTTTAGAAGAGACTGATTCTACGGAAAAGCATTCTAATGTTTGGgacaaatattaaaagattattattttaaaaaatttagatttttaaattttattttaactagattttatttatatttattattgattttgtttaaaataaatgaatttcATTTGAATTTGTtgattcaaaaatttataaactaaaattctcatgtaaatttaaagaagttgttgattttaaatttgctCATGTAAATTTGAAgaagtttaatttttttggacCCCATTTTAtgaatcaaaaatatttcaaatatttatatcacCACAGACACTTGGCCCCAAGGACAATCTCAAAGggcattttaaaaacattcaataaaattgaCAAACATGACATTTTTACAAgattcatatttttcatatatttcAAAGACATAAAtgacaaaatattttgccCAGATTTATTCCTGAAATTATGCAAAtctgaaaaaattataaattgcataaaagaagatttatttcataaatcttctttttctttcaaTATGAAAGATCTGCCTACAAATTTCAAGcacaaatttatttctaacTCTGATTTCTCCCAGGAAGAAGCTTTtcaaatattcatttttcttttaaatattgagATTAGTAttcataaattatatttatcagATATTGACATGatatgtaaaattataagtAACATGAATTTAGAGACTAAAACCAAGATATTAAATCTTAATTATAAGATTTCTCCACTTATTTGTCTTCTTCTTATGAATATTAAAGATG
It encodes:
- a CDS encoding DNA topoisomerase 2 (TOP2) produces the protein MVKTVEETYQKKTPLEHILLRPDTYIGSVEKEIQSMYVFDESTKKIISKNISFVPGLYKIFDEILVNAADNKIRDPTMKTIKVDINPIENTISVFNDGKGVPIRIHSKEKVYVPELIFGQLLTSSNYDDKEKKVTGGRNGYGAKLCNIFSTEFIVETADQEVGKIYKQVYKNNMSVTGKPEIKAYNKKADFTRITFKPDLNRFKMDNLDEDIVSLLKKRVYDLSGIVKKVKVYLNDEKLEIKDFEDYVKLYLDEDSKIVHSKINDRWELAFTTSDEQFQQVSFVNSISTSKGGSHVNHVVEQITEPIIELLKKKNIKNVKPFQVKSSMFLFVNSLIENPAFDSQTKENLTLRVGAFGKKCEPLKDFIEKIIKNTEIVTKIERFVRAKEEAELKKKDGKKKKRVALEKLDDAKWAGTAKSDECTLYLTEGESAKTMVMSGRSLVGTEKLGVFPLRGKPLNVREAANAQIIKNEEINAIKQILGLQHKKEYTDTKSLRYGHVMIMADQDHDGSHIKGLLINFFDHSYPSLLKIPGFLQEFITPIIKGRNKRGDVVDFFTLKEYNEFKDLHSDYTYKYYKGLGTSTPKDALGYFSDLPKHIKNFAPATDEDRELIDLAFSKKKADNRKTWLLGLERDTFLDQRPSVISISDFINKELILFSMADNIRSIPSVIDGFKPGQRKILFTCFKRNVVSEVKVVALTGNVMSDSAYNHGEASINSTIIGLAQDFVGSNNINFLIPEGQFGSRLKGGKDHAACRYIFTYLNPLTRLIFHKSDDLILKYLDEENKIIEPEWYVPIIPTVLVNGADGIGTGWSTNIPNFNPLDILNNIRKLLKDEPMVEMIPYYKNFIGSITKISPGKYQVDGNWDDQNDEFLITELPIGTWTENYKIFLESLRDSDAIDEYDDCNTDKTINIKVRFNKKPKNMRLSTIISTNNMICFDQNSKIKKYDTPEEIIKEFYYVRLTFYLKRKEKLLEVLKENMLKNENKVRFIRLVVNDELIINKRKRAEIKENLENLNFLPFDNFNYLLSMEICSLTEERIDKLNKEYLESKNEYETLLKKTPKDLWNEDLDKFEEAYNLALEEEEEEYENLRKGTKTTKLRKKKKSKNVKITEKKTTTTKVTSSKKTIKRSVVNEKSVATKKAKISKEPKTKEKKIVEKNILEISSPVRKSIILEETDSTEKHSNVWDKY